A section of the Mycobacteriales bacterium genome encodes:
- a CDS encoding RNA polymerase sigma factor codes for MPDVPLDFDDAVRTLTPRLVRYATRRLGDVHEAEEVVQEALLRAYKHRAELLAEDDLAAWSTCVTGRLVIDRLRVRGRSTSVAEVPEGTRVGRDTADVVVARDEARTALDALDAMPPRQAAVLWAREVEGLAYDEIGARFGMTEPAVRSILTRARKALRKEYAARGGTLPAGGLAAIAPWADGLGWLERLRGVVGRVAAPAALGVVTTGLLAGGLLTLPSFDSVTPAPPAMTTTVVTSLSLDTPEMLHVPQGSAVPLQPALTRKPTATDLAAGSEPPGAKVVRTVMNATVGCDVLLSTPKGLAGIGSGDCGGGRTSTTYVDLTLPLVGKVGITSDEECHPVFGKAPNPVIKCESTPDGGSQ; via the coding sequence GTGCCCGACGTCCCGCTCGACTTCGACGACGCCGTGCGCACGCTCACCCCGCGCCTGGTCCGCTACGCGACCCGGCGCCTCGGTGACGTGCACGAGGCGGAGGAGGTCGTGCAGGAGGCGCTGCTGCGTGCCTACAAGCACCGCGCCGAGCTGCTCGCCGAGGACGACCTCGCCGCGTGGTCGACCTGCGTGACCGGGCGCCTGGTCATCGACCGGCTGCGGGTGCGTGGCCGGTCCACCTCCGTCGCCGAGGTCCCCGAGGGCACCCGCGTCGGTCGCGACACCGCCGACGTCGTCGTCGCCCGCGACGAGGCCCGCACCGCGCTCGACGCGCTCGACGCGATGCCGCCCCGCCAGGCCGCGGTCCTGTGGGCCCGCGAGGTCGAGGGTCTCGCCTACGACGAGATCGGCGCGCGCTTCGGCATGACCGAGCCGGCCGTCCGCTCGATCCTCACCCGCGCCCGCAAGGCCCTGCGCAAGGAGTACGCCGCCCGCGGTGGCACGCTCCCGGCCGGTGGGCTGGCCGCCATCGCCCCCTGGGCCGACGGCCTGGGCTGGCTGGAGCGCCTGCGCGGCGTCGTCGGCCGCGTCGCCGCCCCCGCCGCTCTCGGCGTCGTCACCACCGGCCTGCTGGCCGGTGGCCTGCTCACGCTCCCAAGCTTCGACAGCGTCACCCCAGCCCCGCCAGCCATGACGACCACCGTGGTGACCTCGCTGTCGCTCGACACCCCGGAGATGCTGCACGTTCCTCAGGGATCAGCCGTCCCGCTGCAGCCAGCGCTCACCCGCAAGCCCACAGCGACAGATTTGGCCGCCGGAAGCGAGCCTCCAGGAGCAAAGGTGGTGAGGACGGTAATGAACGCAACTGTGGGTTGCGATGTCCTGTTGTCAACACCCAAGGGCCTAGCCGGCATTGGCAGCGGTGACTGCGGTGGCGGGCGCACATCCACGACCTACGTCGACCTCACGCTTCCGCTCGTCGGCAAGGTCGGCATCACCAGCGACGAAGAGTGCCACCCCGTGTTCGGCAAGGCCCCCAACCCAGTGATCAAGTGCGAGAGCACGCCCGACGGAGGATCCCAGTGA
- a CDS encoding molybdenum cofactor biosynthesis protein MoaE has product MSAPVVRLTAVRDSPLSVDEVLAAVADDAAGGVVSFTGVVRSSDGGREVTELEYSAHPGAEAALLAVAETVAADLSVIALAAVHRTGLLAVGDVAVVVAASAAHRGQAFEAARRLIDDLKDQVPIWKRQLFADGDEEWVGSP; this is encoded by the coding sequence GTGAGCGCTCCCGTCGTACGCCTGACTGCCGTGCGTGACAGCCCGCTCTCGGTCGACGAGGTGCTCGCGGCCGTGGCGGACGACGCCGCGGGCGGGGTCGTGTCGTTCACCGGAGTCGTGCGGTCTTCCGACGGGGGGCGCGAGGTGACCGAGCTGGAGTACTCCGCGCACCCCGGCGCCGAGGCCGCGCTGCTGGCCGTGGCCGAGACGGTCGCGGCCGACCTGTCGGTGATCGCCCTCGCGGCGGTGCACCGCACCGGGCTGCTCGCCGTCGGTGACGTCGCGGTCGTGGTGGCCGCGTCGGCCGCGCACCGCGGACAGGCGTTCGAGGCGGCCCGCCGGCTCATCGACGACCTCAAGGACCAGGTGCCGATCTGGAAGCGGCAGCTCTTCGCCGACGGTGACGAGGAGTGGGTGGGGTCACCTTGA
- a CDS encoding PPA1309 family protein, with amino-acid sequence MSTQLQAVVGEVEGHLAEAGWDQPPQLFALVETEALLAAEPQLAQSLGLVASRPGHLTPIAQDPLADGPLDEALAGVVFGPDVLGVVLAHEVLVLPPTAEAALAESDDPAVVAASHEARREVRMCVGVVRDGTRACVLRLRGHDGAADERVGGADLAPALADALLATLED; translated from the coding sequence GTGAGCACGCAGCTGCAGGCCGTCGTCGGAGAGGTCGAGGGCCACCTCGCGGAGGCCGGCTGGGACCAGCCGCCCCAGCTGTTCGCCCTCGTCGAGACCGAGGCGCTGCTCGCCGCGGAGCCGCAGCTCGCCCAGTCGCTCGGCCTCGTCGCGAGCCGCCCCGGCCACCTGACCCCGATCGCGCAGGACCCGCTCGCCGACGGCCCGCTCGACGAGGCGCTCGCAGGCGTCGTCTTCGGCCCCGACGTGCTCGGGGTCGTGCTCGCCCACGAGGTCCTCGTGCTGCCTCCGACCGCGGAGGCAGCGCTCGCGGAGTCCGACGACCCGGCCGTCGTCGCGGCGTCCCACGAGGCCCGCCGCGAGGTCCGGATGTGCGTCGGGGTCGTCCGCGACGGCACCCGCGCCTGCGTGCTGCGGCTGCGCGGCCACGACGGTGCCGCCGACGAGCGGGTCGGGGGCGCCGACCTCGCGCCGGCCCTCGCCGACGCGCTGCTCGCCACGCTCGAGGACTGA
- a CDS encoding ATP-binding protein, whose amino-acid sequence MEPGVPFALLGSVQLLAVAAWAGLACAALALTRRTPGSRVPALLAALGAVVLVAVEVRTGLSFGSAASDDLALARCAGALLLGAGLYAGALPSSPARSAERPVAPVLGALPLAGIVVPLGAAPGPSVLAAGASLAAALAAVRAVGGKAGAALGGGLALAAAAAVVAPIADDGPSQAVTATALRGAGAVLVLTALVVLARTSLLAKVVAAILAGVLAMAAAAVGVVGTVVTSRFDEQAASLVEQAAQGRLQALTATGESAVPVGRVAQAAYARSASAADVTGILASLSNRGDTFAGVVDRTRKATAVGGSSPLTPAETLSLGQDRAVRFALETTGPEAVLQPLTLLTRLAGAQPSLALVVLVPETRASADVRPASVFVFGQRLGDAYAADDFDAGGYGLSLLVGDDVVASNRSGAEADQLEAIASRTGLSSGIDTDGVTVQAEGKSPTVRFVPLQGFDGEPVGVLALSRRADESLAAQRDALRVLMLTALLTTALVGVVAVVLGRRTVDPVRRLTDAAERIGAGDLAATAGVTGDDEVAALSRTFDAMTGNLGRLTDDLRDSAARLATVLASMSDGMVATDGTGTVTSVNRAAVEMAGLPDEAAALGRSLVDVLDVRDPAGEQLADARLRLRDAPGEVHPVDGGPTVPVRIAITPLQSGDGVVVVLRDTTREREVERMKTEFLSNVSHELRTPLTPIRGYADILVSRGAALRPEQVATFSATILAESLKMNRVVDLLVDVASIEAGRVQVSPRPVAVRALLDERLVAWRGRAPERAGDLRRRVAGSLPHVLVDPTWVAKALDELLDNAVKYTPVGTPIALVGAMSPDGRSVRVSVKDSGPGIAERDQALLFTSFEQVDGSATRRVGGLGLGLSFVRRLADDAGFPLTVVSSTGKGAEFALDLPVTDQPPPAPTRRAVRKPAPPVVPAAAPAKKAPAKKAPAKKPPR is encoded by the coding sequence ATGGAGCCCGGCGTCCCCTTCGCGCTGCTCGGCTCCGTCCAGTTGCTGGCCGTCGCCGCCTGGGCCGGGCTCGCCTGCGCGGCGCTGGCGCTGACCCGCCGCACCCCCGGCTCCCGCGTCCCCGCCCTGCTCGCCGCCCTCGGTGCGGTCGTCCTCGTCGCTGTCGAGGTCCGCACCGGCCTGAGCTTCGGCTCGGCGGCGTCCGACGACCTCGCGCTCGCCCGCTGCGCCGGCGCTCTGCTGCTCGGTGCAGGGCTGTACGCCGGAGCGCTTCCCTCCTCACCGGCTCGTTCAGCGGAGCGTCCCGTCGCGCCGGTCCTGGGAGCACTCCCGCTGGCCGGAATCGTCGTACCCCTGGGTGCCGCCCCCGGTCCCTCGGTCCTCGCGGCCGGCGCCTCGCTGGCCGCCGCCCTGGCGGCCGTGCGGGCGGTCGGAGGCAAGGCCGGGGCTGCCCTCGGGGGCGGCCTCGCGCTCGCCGCGGCCGCGGCGGTCGTGGCCCCGATCGCCGACGACGGGCCGTCGCAGGCCGTCACCGCCACCGCGCTGCGCGGCGCCGGGGCGGTGCTCGTGCTCACCGCACTGGTCGTGCTGGCCCGCACCTCGCTGCTCGCGAAGGTCGTCGCCGCGATCCTGGCCGGGGTCCTGGCGATGGCGGCGGCGGCCGTCGGCGTCGTCGGCACCGTCGTCACCTCGCGCTTCGACGAGCAGGCCGCGTCGCTCGTCGAGCAGGCCGCCCAGGGCCGGCTGCAGGCCCTCACCGCCACCGGCGAGAGCGCCGTCCCCGTCGGGCGGGTCGCCCAGGCTGCCTACGCCCGCAGCGCGTCAGCCGCCGACGTCACCGGCATCTTGGCGAGCCTCTCCAACCGCGGCGACACCTTCGCCGGCGTCGTCGACCGCACGCGCAAGGCCACCGCCGTCGGAGGGTCGAGCCCGCTCACCCCTGCGGAGACCCTCTCACTGGGGCAGGACCGCGCGGTCCGTTTCGCGCTCGAGACCACCGGGCCCGAGGCGGTCCTGCAACCGCTGACCCTGCTCACCCGGCTGGCGGGCGCGCAGCCGTCCCTCGCGCTCGTGGTGCTGGTGCCCGAGACGCGCGCCAGCGCCGACGTGCGGCCGGCGTCGGTCTTCGTCTTCGGCCAGCGGCTCGGTGACGCCTACGCCGCCGACGACTTCGATGCTGGCGGCTACGGCCTGTCCCTGCTCGTCGGCGACGACGTCGTCGCGTCCAACCGGTCCGGGGCCGAGGCCGACCAGCTCGAGGCGATCGCCTCCCGTACCGGGTTGTCGTCCGGCATAGACACCGACGGCGTGACCGTCCAGGCCGAGGGCAAGAGCCCGACGGTCCGCTTCGTGCCGCTGCAGGGCTTCGACGGGGAGCCGGTCGGCGTGCTGGCGCTGTCGCGTCGCGCCGACGAGTCGCTGGCAGCGCAGCGGGATGCGCTGCGGGTCCTGATGCTCACCGCCCTCCTGACCACCGCGCTCGTCGGTGTCGTCGCGGTCGTGCTCGGTCGGCGCACCGTCGACCCGGTCCGCCGCCTCACCGACGCCGCCGAGCGCATCGGCGCCGGAGACCTCGCCGCCACCGCCGGGGTGACCGGCGACGACGAGGTCGCGGCCCTGTCGCGCACCTTCGACGCGATGACCGGCAACCTCGGTCGGCTCACCGACGACCTGCGCGACTCCGCGGCCCGGCTCGCGACGGTGCTCGCGTCGATGTCCGACGGGATGGTCGCCACGGACGGGACCGGCACGGTGACGAGCGTCAACCGGGCCGCGGTCGAGATGGCAGGTCTCCCCGACGAGGCGGCCGCGCTCGGCCGCTCGCTCGTGGATGTCCTCGACGTGCGCGACCCCGCGGGTGAGCAGCTCGCCGACGCGCGCCTGCGGCTGCGCGACGCCCCCGGCGAGGTCCACCCCGTCGACGGCGGGCCGACCGTGCCCGTCCGCATCGCCATCACCCCGCTGCAGTCCGGCGACGGCGTCGTCGTCGTCCTGCGCGACACGACGCGCGAGCGCGAGGTCGAGCGGATGAAGACCGAGTTCCTGTCCAACGTCAGTCACGAGCTGCGCACCCCGCTGACCCCGATCCGGGGCTACGCCGACATCCTCGTCAGCCGGGGGGCGGCTCTGCGCCCCGAGCAGGTCGCGACCTTCTCCGCGACGATCCTCGCCGAGAGCCTCAAGATGAACCGCGTCGTCGACCTCCTCGTCGACGTCGCGTCCATCGAGGCCGGCCGGGTCCAGGTCTCGCCCCGGCCGGTGGCGGTGCGGGCGCTGCTGGACGAGCGGCTGGTGGCGTGGAGGGGTCGCGCGCCCGAGCGCGCCGGTGACCTGCGGCGGCGCGTCGCCGGCTCCCTGCCGCACGTGCTGGTGGACCCGACCTGGGTCGCCAAGGCCCTCGACGAGCTGCTCGACAACGCGGTGAAGTACACCCCCGTCGGGACCCCCATCGCTCTCGTCGGCGCGATGTCACCCGACGGCCGCAGCGTGCGGGTGTCGGTCAAGGACAGCGGACCGGGCATCGCCGAGCGCGACCAGGCGCTGCTGTTCACGTCCTTCGAGCAGGTCGACGGCTCGGCGACCCGCCGCGTCGGGGGCCTCGGCCTCGGGCTGTCGTTCGTCCGCCGGCTGGCCGACGACGCCGGCTTCCCGCTCACTGTCGTGTCGAGCACCGGCAAGGGCGCGGAGTTCGCCCTCGACCTGCCGGTCACCGACCAGCCGCCGCCTGCGCCCACCCGCCGGGCGGTGCGCAAGCCCGCGCCCCCCGTCGTACCCGCCGCTGCTCCTGCGAAGAAGGCCCCCGCGAAGAAGGCCCCCGCGAAGAAGCCGCCCCGCTGA
- a CDS encoding PDZ domain-containing protein, whose protein sequence is MTRRALTLSLGTALSAALALGGAVTPVPYVALEPGPTFDTLGAEGTASGQPVIEITGRPTFPTTGKLDLTTVSVSQRLTLGAALWGWFDRDKAVLPREIVYPPDKTDEEVEADNQQSMQQSQDTATAAALRVLKIRSEVVTVDQVPAGPSTGKLQPGDVIVEVDGEPVLDGPGLRELIGTRQPGETVRIGFRRDSGAVEEVSITTSASPTDPANPDAAPRPVIGIVTTPTPVRDITVDINLKDVGGPSAGLMFALGIVDKLDKVDITGGRHVAGTGEMSADGQVGPIGGISQKLVGARRKGATVFLVPADNCAEARTSPPDGLTLIKAATLRDALVGLRVLRDGGVPEGC, encoded by the coding sequence GTGACCCGGCGCGCCCTGACCCTCTCGCTCGGCACCGCCCTGTCGGCGGCGCTCGCGCTCGGCGGGGCGGTGACGCCGGTGCCCTACGTCGCCCTCGAGCCCGGCCCGACCTTCGACACCCTCGGGGCGGAGGGCACCGCAAGCGGCCAGCCCGTCATCGAGATCACCGGCCGTCCGACCTTCCCGACCACGGGCAAGCTCGACCTCACGACCGTGAGCGTCTCGCAGCGGCTCACCCTCGGCGCGGCGCTGTGGGGCTGGTTCGACCGCGACAAGGCCGTGCTGCCGCGCGAGATCGTCTACCCCCCGGACAAGACCGACGAAGAGGTCGAAGCCGACAACCAGCAGTCCATGCAGCAGTCGCAGGACACCGCGACGGCCGCCGCGCTGCGGGTGCTGAAGATCCGCTCCGAGGTCGTCACCGTCGACCAGGTCCCCGCCGGTCCTTCGACGGGCAAGCTCCAGCCGGGTGACGTCATCGTCGAGGTCGACGGTGAGCCGGTCCTCGACGGCCCCGGCCTGCGCGAGCTCATCGGCACCCGCCAGCCGGGTGAGACGGTGCGCATCGGCTTCCGCCGCGACTCCGGTGCGGTGGAGGAGGTCTCGATCACGACCTCGGCCTCTCCCACGGACCCTGCCAACCCCGACGCGGCGCCCCGCCCCGTCATCGGCATCGTCACGACGCCGACGCCGGTGCGCGACATCACCGTCGACATCAACCTCAAGGACGTCGGTGGCCCGAGCGCGGGCCTGATGTTCGCCCTCGGCATCGTCGACAAGCTCGACAAGGTCGACATCACGGGCGGTCGCCACGTCGCGGGCACCGGCGAGATGTCGGCCGACGGCCAGGTCGGCCCGATCGGCGGCATCAGCCAGAAGCTCGTCGGGGCCCGGCGCAAGGGCGCGACGGTCTTCCTCGTCCCGGCCGACAACTGCGCCGAGGCCAGGACCAGCCCACCCGACGGCCTCACCCTCATCAAGGCCGCGACCCTGCGCGACGCGCTCGTCGGCCTGCGAGTCCTGCGCGACGGCGGCGTGCCCGAAGGCTGCTGA